TGCCTCTTCTCGGAAGCGTGATAACTAAACCTTCCGTTTCAAGTCGTCTTATGGCCTCTCTAATAGGTGTTCTGCTTATTCCCCAAGATTCAGCAAGCTCTCTAACAGAAATCCGTGTCCCAGGTTTGAGCCTTCCCTCTATTATGTATTTTCTGAGAAACTGGACAGCAAGCTCTACCATAGAGCGCTGTTCTCTAAACACCTTTTCATGAAAGGAATCCCTATAGTCCGAGATAAGCTCTCTTGACGTGCTCATTGTCTAACACCTCTTGTGAAGTTCCTTCAAGAACTACCCTCCCTGTCTCCAGAACATAAGCCCTATCCGAAATTAAAAGGCTATGCCTCACATTCTGCTCAACAAGTAAAACAGCTATTCCCTTTTTGTTTATATCTGATATCGCTTTAAATATATTTTGAACTATTTTAGGAGCAAGCCCCAGAGAAGGCTCATCCAACATAAGAAGCTTAGGCATAGACATCATCCCCCTTGCTATAGCTAACATCTGCTGTTCTCCACCGGAAAGCGTTCCAGCAAGCTGTCTTTTTCTTTCAGCTAATATAGGAAAGAGATCCCATATCCATTCAAGAGTTTTCTTCATCTTTGCTTTTGCATGTGGTATAAAGAGCGCTCCAAGTTCAAGGTTTTCAAGTACGGTCATTTCGGGAAAAAGCTCTCTACCCTCCGGAACGAGAGAGATTCCCAATTTCACTATATCTTGAGGACTCATACCATCTATCCTACAGTTATTAAAATATATTTCCCCTTGTTTAACTTTTAGAAGTCCAGCTATGGTATTAAGTGTCGTGGTTTTACCAGCTCCATTTGCTCCAACAATAGCTACTATTTCTCCCTCACTGACAGTAAAGGAAACATCATAAATCACCTGAACCGCTCCATAAAAAACGTTTATGCCACGTACATCCAATAAACTCATCTTCCTTTCCCCCAAACACTAAACTTGCTCACCAAGATAAGCATCTATAACCTTCGGATCATTGGCTACCTCATGAGCCGTGCCCTCGGCTATCTTCTCTCCATGATGTAATACTATTATTCTATCAGAAATGGTCATAACCGCTTTCATTATATGCTCAACAAACAACACGCTAAGCTTCATCTCCTCCTTAATCCTGCGTATAAGCGAAATTGTTTCTTCTATCTCATTAGGTCGAAGCCCAGCCATTACCTCATCTAAAAGCAACACTTGTGGCTTAGTAGCAATAGCTCTCGCAAGTTCAAGTCTTTTTCTCTCTACTATGGTTAGGTCTTCCCCCATCTTCTCTGTTTTATTTTCTAACCCCACGAGTTCACAGAAAAACCGCGCCTCATCTCTCGCTTCAGACACGCTCTTTACTTTTTCCTTGCCTCGAAAGAGGATCGCTGTGGTTACATTATCCAAAACAGTCATACTTTTAAATGGAGAAGCTATCTGAAAGGTCCTGCCTATTCCAAGTTTACATCGATGAAAAGGTTTTAACTTAGTTATATCTCTTCCTTTGAAAAGTATTCTACCACTTGTAGGATGGTAAACGCCCGAAATGAGGTTAAAAAGCGTTGTTTTGCCAGCACCATTAGGACCTATAAGCCCAAGAATTTCCTCTTCAGCAAGGCAGAAACTAACCCTATTAACCGCCTTAAGTCCTCCAAAGTTTTTACTTAATTCCTCTACCTTCAGCAATTCCACGAAAATTTCACTCCCTTTCAAGAAACCGCTTCTTAACAAGACCCACAATACCCGCTGGCATGTAAAGAACAGATACAACGAGTATAACCCCATAAACTATCATATGGCCATATGGGATAGTAGTTCTTAAGAACTCTTCTACCGTTTTTAGAACAACTGCGCCCAATAATGGCCCTTCTATAGTATAAAGTCCACCGAAAACTGGCATTACTAAGCACGCCACAGATATTCCTATTCCAAAAACCTCATAGGGAATTATGTAAGTAATATAAAAAGCATAAAAACCTCCCACACATCCAGTAAAGAAAGCACTTAAAACAAATGACAAAACTTTATACTTGGTAGGATTTATCCCCATCACACTTGCAACCTTCTCATTTTCCCTTATAGCTGTGAAAGCAAAATTTAACTTAGATTTATCAATTATTAGTGATACAAGAATCGTCCCTCCGAGAAGAGCGAGGATAAAATAGTAAGATGCGGTTATATTGCCGTCAAAAATAGGTGGAACAGAAACTCCTATAGCTCCTCCAGTTAAACCTCTCGCCATAAGTGCTAAAACCTGAAGGGATTCAGCAAAGCATATAGTCGCTATCGAGAAATATATCCCTCTTATTCTAAGCGTAGCAAATCCAAAACCAGCAGCGACCACACCTGCAAATAGTCCTCCCAAAAATATAGCTAAAACAGGATCTATACCAAATTTCTCAAAGGTTAAAACAGCACAGTATGCCCCAAGACCAAAAAGCGCCGCTTGCCCAACTGAAACCTGCCCTGTTCTTGCTAAAATATCAAACCCCATAGATAGAATAGCATACATAAGAATAACAATACCCATATGAACCGCATATGAGGAACCTACTATCCAGGGATAAACAAGAGCCGTTATTCCAAAAGCTCCCCACACAACTCTTCTTAAATGAGCAATTCCCAGGATCTTCCATCACTCCCTTCTAACCCCAGCGATACCCGTGGGTTTGAATATCAAAACGGTAAGAATAAGAGCAAAGGAAAGTCCTTCAGCCCAACCAGATCCCTGCGGCAAATACGTCCCCACTATAGATTCACTTATTCCAAGTATCAAACTCGCAATTAAGGTTCCCCATATGTTTCCCAATCCTCCCAGTATAAGTATGGCAAAAGCTTTTAAACCCAATTTCCCTCCCATAAGAGGGAAAACATACATTATTAAGGCTGAAAGTGTCCCCGCTATACCTCCAAGAGCAGCGGCTATGGAAAAGGCTATAATATATGCTTTATCCACATTAATCCCCATTAAAGCTGCGGCTTTTCGATTTTGACTCACCGCTCTTAAAGCTTTCCCCACCTTAGTTTTATTAAAGACTACAAGTAATAACGTAAGCATAACTGCGATACCAAACGTTAAGAGGCGAGCTAAACCGATATTTATTGGTCCTATAGCTATACTCATATCCGAATAAGGTGTTGAAATGGAACGGAAGTCTGCCTTCCATAATATTAAAGCAGCATTTTGCAATATTATTGATATACCAAATGTTAATAAGACTTGTTCAAAAGCTTCAGCACTTAAGATGGGTTTAATACCAAATCTATATATGGAAATACCTACCAGAATCAAAACCCCTGCGCTTAAAGGCAGAGAGAGTATAGGATCTATTCCCCATAGAGTAAAAGCCCAATAAGTTACATACGCACCTAACATTACAAACTCCCCATGAGCAAAGTTAACTATACCCATAACTCCCATAACCATCGTTAATCCCAAGGTAACCACCGCATAAAGGCCGGATATTAAAACTCCATTGGCTAAACATTGTAGCATCTTTCTTCGCTTCCTCCCTCGATAGAACAATGTAAAGGAGAAGCTCGCTTTATAGGGCGAGCTTCTCCTTTACTCCCGTAATTTATCTTTTATCCCATGGTGGT
The genomic region above belongs to Synergistota bacterium and contains:
- a CDS encoding ABC transporter ATP-binding protein, whose protein sequence is MSLLDVRGINVFYGAVQVIYDVSFTVSEGEIVAIVGANGAGKTTTLNTIAGLLKVKQGEIYFNNCRIDGMSPQDIVKLGISLVPEGRELFPEMTVLENLELGALFIPHAKAKMKKTLEWIWDLFPILAERKRQLAGTLSGGEQQMLAIARGMMSMPKLLMLDEPSLGLAPKIVQNIFKAISDINKKGIAVLLVEQNVRHSLLISDRAYVLETGRVVLEGTSQEVLDNEHVKRAYLGL
- a CDS encoding branched-chain amino acid ABC transporter permease, whose protein sequence is MWGAFGITALVYPWIVGSSYAVHMGIVILMYAILSMGFDILARTGQVSVGQAALFGLGAYCAVLTFEKFGIDPVLAIFLGGLFAGVVAAGFGFATLRIRGIYFSIATICFAESLQVLALMARGLTGGAIGVSVPPIFDGNITASYYFILALLGGTILVSLIIDKSKLNFAFTAIRENEKVASVMGINPTKYKVLSFVLSAFFTGCVGGFYAFYITYIIPYEVFGIGISVACLVMPVFGGLYTIEGPLLGAVVLKTVEEFLRTTIPYGHMIVYGVILVVSVLYMPAGIVGLVKKRFLERE
- a CDS encoding branched-chain amino acid ABC transporter permease, whose amino-acid sequence is MLQCLANGVLISGLYAVVTLGLTMVMGVMGIVNFAHGEFVMLGAYVTYWAFTLWGIDPILSLPLSAGVLILVGISIYRFGIKPILSAEAFEQVLLTFGISIILQNAALILWKADFRSISTPYSDMSIAIGPINIGLARLLTFGIAVMLTLLLVVFNKTKVGKALRAVSQNRKAAALMGINVDKAYIIAFSIAAALGGIAGTLSALIMYVFPLMGGKLGLKAFAILILGGLGNIWGTLIASLILGISESIVGTYLPQGSGWAEGLSFALILTVLIFKPTGIAGVRRE
- a CDS encoding ABC transporter ATP-binding protein, encoding MGLYSLYLFFTCQRVLWVLLRSGFLKGSEIFVELLKVEELSKNFGGLKAVNRVSFCLAEEEILGLIGPNGAGKTTLFNLISGVYHPTSGRILFKGRDITKLKPFHRCKLGIGRTFQIASPFKSMTVLDNVTTAILFRGKEKVKSVSEARDEARFFCELVGLENKTEKMGEDLTIVERKRLELARAIATKPQVLLLDEVMAGLRPNEIEETISLIRRIKEEMKLSVLFVEHIMKAVMTISDRIIVLHHGEKIAEGTAHEVANDPKVIDAYLGEQV